The Candidatus Krumholzibacteriia bacterium genomic interval ATGTGGCACCAGCGCCCCGACGAGCTCAAGGCGCTCGACGCCCTGCGCGAGGTCGATCCCGGCTGGTACGCATCGCGGCGCATGGTCGGTGCGATGTGCTACGTCGATCTCTTCGCCGGTGATCTGCAGGGCATCCGCGATCGGATTCCCTATCTGAAGGAGCTGGGGATCACCTACCTGCACCTCATGCCGGTGTTCGACGTGCCCGAAGGCGACAACGACGGCGGCTACGCCGTGCGCAGCTTCCGCGAGGTCCGGCCCGACCTCGGTACCATGGACGATCTGACCGAGCTGGCCACGGAACTGCGCCACCACGGGATCTCGCTGGTCCTGGACTTCGTCCTGAACCACACCTCCGACGAGCACGAGTGGGCCAGACGCGCTCTGCGCGGCGAGGAGGAGTACCAGGACTACTACCGGATGTTCGACGACCGCACCCTGCCCGACGCCTACGAGGGCAGCATGAGCGAGATCTTCCCCGACGATCATCCGGGATCGTTCATCTACCGCAACCGCATCAAGAAGTGGGTGTGGACGACCTTCAACAACTACCAGTGGGACCTGAACTACGAGAACCCCGAAGTGTTCAGCCGCATGGCGCAGGAGATGCTGTTCCTGGCCAACCAGGGTGTGGAGATCCTGCGCTTCGACGCGCTGGCCTTCGTGTGGAAGCGGCTGGGGACCACCTGCCAGAACCTGCCCGAGGCCCACTGGGTGATCCAGGCCTTCAACGCGCTGGTGCGGATCGTGGCACCGGCAGTCGAGTTCAAGTCCGAGGCGATCGTCCATCCCGACGAGGTACGCAAGTACGTCGATCGCGACGAGTGCCCGCTGTCGTACAACCCCGAGCTCATGGCGCTGCTGTGGGAGGCGCTGGCCACGCGTGACGTGCGCGTGCTGAACCACGCCGTGCGGCGTCGTTACGACGTGCCCGAGGACTGCGTGTGGGTCAACTTCCTGCGATGCCACGACGACATCGGGTGGGCCTTCTCGAACGAAGACGTCGAGGCCGTGGGTTTCGACCCCGACGCTCACCGACGTTTCCTGACGGACTTCTACACCGGGCGCTTCCCGGGAAGCTTCGCCCGCGGCGAGCCCTTCATGGAGAATCCCCTCACCGGTGACGCGCGTGTGTCGGGCATGCTGGCGTCGCTGTGCGGACTCGAGAAGGCGCTCGACGAGGACGACGCCCACGAGGTGGAGTTGGCGGTGCGACGGGTCCTGCTGCTGCACGGCATCGTGATCACCCTCGGCGGTCTTCCGTTGATCTATCTCGGCGACGAGATCGGCATGCCCAACGACCACTCCTACCACCGTGATCCGCAGAAGATCGGGGATTCCCGCTGGTTGCACCGTCCTCGCTTCGACTGGGACCGGGCCGAGCGGCGACGCGACGCCGACACCCCGGAGGGTGCGATCTATCAGGGTCTGCTGCGTCTGGTGCAGCTCCGGCAGCAGAACCCGGCCTTCACCCGCAACGGCGACACCGAGTTCCTCGAGACCGGCAATCGCCACGTCTTCGGATTCCTGCGTGACTACGAAGACCACGGCGTGCTCGTGCTGGGCAACTTCAGCGAGCACGAGCAGGCGGTCGAGGCACGCCGGCTGCGGCAGATGGGCATGCGCAAGACCATGGTCGACCTGTACGCCGGGCGTTCGATCACCGCGACCGAGAAGCTCGTGCTCGAGCCCTACGAGTGCATGGTGCTGTCGCGCGTGGGTTGATGGTCAGTCCCGTTTCCCGCCGAGCAGCCAGCGCAGCGGCCGCGGGATACCGTCCTCGGGCCGCACGCTGCCCGGGCCGATACGGATCCACTCGACACCGGCATCCACGTGCGGCAGGTCGATCGCGAGATCGCGGACCTCGATCTCCGACCACGACAATCGGTGACCGGCATCGTCGGTGCTCACGCCGCAGGAGCGGATCACGAGCACCACGGGGCCGATCGACGGCGGGCCGGTGAGTTCGACGGACACGTCCTTGCCGCCGTCCGCCGACTCGACGTGGAGGCGCTCGAGGGTCCACTCGTCGCCGAGCCACCGCTCCGAGATCAGATCGCGTGCCGCGTTCACAAGTCCTCCCAGGGCGCGGTCCCGCAGCTTCCTCATCCGGCTCTCTCCTCGGACTCGCACGACGGGTACGGGAGCGTCGATCATGGGCAGTCCCGGCGCGGAACTCAAGTGCCGAGGGCGCCGACCGAGCCTGCCCCATCGCGCGTTGGGGTGTCCCACCATGGCCGCCGGGCCCGTGAACGTGCGACCTGTACCGGCAGCCCGTGTTCCGAGACCGCGAGCCGACTCCCGAGGAGGCCCTCCATGCCCGCCCCACGCCGATTCCATCGAGTCCTGTGTGTGCTCCTGACCGGCGCCCTGCTGTTCCCCGCCGCGGCGACGGCCCAGATCGACGATGAGGGCGTCGCCATCGCGCGTCAGCTGTCCGACGCCTTCGAGTCGGTGGCCGAGCTGAACCGGTTGTCGGTGGTGAGCGTGGTGTCGACGGGGACCGCGCCGTCGCCGGAGTCGCGGAGTCCCTTCGAGGGCTCACCGTGGGAGGAGTTCTTCGGCCGTGACTTCTTCGAACGCTTCGATCCGTCGAGCGACGGCGGCCAGCGCATGCGCCTGGGGCAGGGCAGTGGCGTGATCGTCTCGAAGGACGGCTACGTGCTCACGAACAACCACGTGGTGGCCAACGCCGGCGAGGTCGAGATCGTGCTCGGCGACGAGCGGCGCTTCACCGCCGAGATCGTGGGCACCGATCCCAAGACCGATCTCGCCGTGTTGAAGATCGACGCACCGGACCTGAT includes:
- a CDS encoding alpha-amylase family glycosyl hydrolase, with translation MIGPPDQDPRWLARASDSSLRRLLPGLKRTFEAEADPAEWDHFEARLREHFMRFFSRFHALYGHQYDFFYHLGEVVHAATAMWHQRPDELKALDALREVDPGWYASRRMVGAMCYVDLFAGDLQGIRDRIPYLKELGITYLHLMPVFDVPEGDNDGGYAVRSFREVRPDLGTMDDLTELATELRHHGISLVLDFVLNHTSDEHEWARRALRGEEEYQDYYRMFDDRTLPDAYEGSMSEIFPDDHPGSFIYRNRIKKWVWTTFNNYQWDLNYENPEVFSRMAQEMLFLANQGVEILRFDALAFVWKRLGTTCQNLPEAHWVIQAFNALVRIVAPAVEFKSEAIVHPDEVRKYVDRDECPLSYNPELMALLWEALATRDVRVLNHAVRRRYDVPEDCVWVNFLRCHDDIGWAFSNEDVEAVGFDPDAHRRFLTDFYTGRFPGSFARGEPFMENPLTGDARVSGMLASLCGLEKALDEDDAHEVELAVRRVLLLHGIVITLGGLPLIYLGDEIGMPNDHSYHRDPQKIGDSRWLHRPRFDWDRAERRRDADTPEGAIYQGLLRLVQLRQQNPAFTRNGDTEFLETGNRHVFGFLRDYEDHGVLVLGNFSEHEQAVEARRLRQMGMRKTMVDLYAGRSITATEKLVLEPYECMVLSRVG